One window from the genome of Saccopteryx leptura isolate mSacLep1 chromosome 8, mSacLep1_pri_phased_curated, whole genome shotgun sequence encodes:
- the ZNF654 gene encoding zinc finger protein 654 isoform X3 yields the protein MSPVEDQLFQEHLLKTDRKSGIDIICNTEKEGKTMLALQLCESFLVPQLQNGDMYCIWELIFIWSKLQLKSNPSKHVFVDQCYQLLRTATNVRVIFPFMKIIKDEVEEEGLQICVEICGCALQLDLHDDPKTKCLIYKTIAHFLPNDLEILRICALSIFFLERSLEAYHTVEELYKRPDEEYNEGTSSVQNRVRFELLPILKKGLFFDPEFWNFVMIKKNCVALLSDKSAIRFLNENTLENSTGNLKRTVEQKGLDEGLDSLTDQSTGELDPDDGCGVQPKGHVITKRNLTALNASKGDHSVPRHRCMLCNKEFLGGHIVRHAQAHQKKGSFSCVICGRKFRNKGLMQKHLKNHVKKIQRQQIAAAQQEDQETSAFGEIYCSNSLISFENGNSGDKDLKGQIINTSSDGNREVAPACVAEFTEIPLRVSENAVENIIENGSPDSYVNNVLEPLPVCEDDYEEEEDEEGDYEEDDYDLNQETSVLHKINGTVCHPKDIYDTDQEGNFKCPALGCVRIFKRIGFLNKHARTAHPTDLNVRQTIMKWSKGKCKFCQRQFEDSQHFIDHLNRHSYPNVYFCLHFNCSESFKLPFQLAQHIKSHRIFQAQCSFPECHELFKDLPLLYEHEAQHYLSKTPESSAQPGEAVVWDVLTDSNPNHQEKDSCTNEKQAISLPVSTSKSRKDSTEPKTYLESREKKTDNLVQNGNEHSNDTVSDTSLIDQKMPDTEPNSENNCISDLVNGHSGIEQTPLVSSDPALKIDTNRTRTENGSILPTVVPQEHSPLPVSQAPSKPNRTSERTSYGLIVSKPYVRPLPPSYLDERYLSMPKRRKFLTDRIDACSDQDNICKKSMKRLRCGKCLTTYCNAEALEAHLAQKKCQTLFGFDSDDESA from the exons ATGTCACCTGTAGAAGATCAGCTATTCCAGGAG CATTTATTGAAAACTGATCGTAAGAGTGGAATTGATATCATCTGTAACACTGAAAAAGAAGGCAAGACTATGTTAGCCTTGCAACTCTGTGAATCTTTTCTTGTTCCCCAGCTCCAGAACGGGGACATGTACTGTATCTG GGAGTTGATTTTCATATGGAGTAAACTTCAGCTTAAGTCCAATCCTTCAAAGCACGTTTTTGTAGATCAATGCTACCAGCTTTTAAGAACAGCAACTAATGTGAGAGTCATATTTCCTTTCATGAAAATCATTAAGGATGAG gtgGAAGAAGAAGGCTTACAAATTTGTGTTGAAATATGTGGTTGTGCTCTACAACTCGACCTTCATGATGATCCCAAAACTAAGTgtctaatatataaaacaattgcACATTTTTTGCCAAATGATTTGGAGATCCTCAGGATTTGTGCactctcaatattttttcttgagCGCTCCTTGGAAGCTTATCATACTGTTGAAGAGCTTTACAAACGTCCAGATGAAGAATATAATGAAGGCACGAGTAGTGTTCAAAATCGTGTTCGTTTTGAATTACTTCCAATTTTGAAAAAGGGATTGTTTTTTGATCCTGAGTTCTGGAACTTTGTAATGATTAAGAAAAACTGTGTAGCATTACTGAGTGATAAGTCAGCAATTAGATTTCTAAATGAAAATACACTGGAGAATTCTACAGGTAATCTTAAAAGAACAGTGGAACAGAAAGGTTTAGATGAAGGGCTTGACTCGCTTACAGACCAGAGCACTGGAGAGCTCGACCCTGATGATGGGTGTGGAGTACAACCTAAAGGCCATGTTATCACCAAGAGAAACCTGACCGCTCTTAACGCTTCTAAAGGAGATCACAGCGTCCCGAGGCACCGCTGTATGTTATGTAACAAGGAATTTCTAGGTGGTCACATTGTAAGGCATGCCCAGGCGCATCAGAAAAAGGGCAGTTTTTCCTGTGTTATATGTGGTAGGAAATTTAGAAACAAAGGACTTATGCAGAAGCATTTAAAGAAtcatgttaaaaaaatacaaagacagCAGATTGCTGCAGCTCAACAAGAGGATCAGGAAACTTCTGCCTTTGGAGAAATATATTGTTCCAATTCTTTAATTTCATTTGAAAATGGGAATTCTGGTGATAAAGATTTGAAAGGGCAGATTATTAATACTTCCAGTGATGGAAACAGAGAAGTGGCCCCTGCGTGTGTGGCTGAATTCACTGAAATTCCCTTACGTGTATCGGAAAATGCTGttgaaaacattattgaaaatggCAGTCCTGATAGCTATGTAAATAATGTATTGGAGCCTTTACCTGTATGTGAGGATGActatgaggaggaagaggacgaAGAAGGTGATTATGAAGAAGACGATTATGATCTGAATCAAGAAACTTCAGTACTTCATAAAATCAATGGAACTGTGTGCCATCCAAAAGACATATATGATACAGATCAAGAAGGAAATTTTAAGTGCCCTGCTCTTGGCTGTGTCAGGATATTTAAAAGAATTGGATTTCTAAATAAACATGCAAGAACTGCACATCCAACTGACTTAAATGTGCGGCAAACGATAATGAAGTGGAgcaaagggaaatgcaaattttgTCAAAGGCAGTTTGAAGATTCTCAGCATTTCATAGATCACCTCAATAGACACAGCTATCCCAATGTGTActtttgtttgcattttaattGCAGTGAGTCATTTAAGCTGCCATTCCAGCTTGCTCAGCACATCAAAAGTCACAGGATATTTCAAGCTCAGTGTAGTTTTCCAGAATGCCATGAGCTTTTCAAAGATCTTCCTCTGCTATATGAACATGAAGCTCAGCACTATTTAAGTAAAACGCCAGAATCATCTGCACAACCAGGTGAAGCAGTTGTTTGGGATGTTCTTACAGACTCCAAtcctaatcatcaggaaaaagaCTCATGTACTAATGAGAAACAAGCTATTAGCCTGCCAGTTTCTACTAGCAAATCAAGGAAAGATTCTACAGAACCAAAGACATATCTAGAAAGTAGGGAGAAGAAGACAGACAATTTAGTTCAGAATGGAAATGAACATTCTAATGACACTGTTTCTGATACAAGCTTGATAGACCAAAAGATGCCTGACACAGAGCcaaattctgaaaataattgtATTAGTGATTTAGTCAATGGACACAGTGGAATAGAACAGACACCTTTAGTTTCATCAGACCCTGCTTTGAAAATTGATACAAATAGAACCAGGACAGAAAACGGTTCCATTTTACCCACTGTTGTACCACAAGAACACAGTCCCCTGCCAGTATCTCAGGCACCATCCAAACCAAATCGGACGAGTGAACGTACTTCATATGGCTTAATTGTGTCAAAGCCATATGTCAGACCCTTGCCTCCCAGTTACCTTGATGAACGGTACCTTAGTATGCCAAAACGCAGAAAATTTCTGACTGATAGGATAGACGCCTGTTCTGATCAAGATAACATttgtaaaaaatcaatgaaaagatTAAGATGTGGCAAATGCCTGACCACCTACTGTAATGCAGAAGCACTTGAGGCTCACCTTGCACAAAAGAAATGTCAGACACTCTTTGGATTTGATTCAGATGATGAAA GTGCCTGA